One window from the genome of Pseudanabaena yagii GIHE-NHR1 encodes:
- a CDS encoding glycosyltransferase family 2 protein yields the protein MSYAPMTHSLSLSVVLPAYNEAENIGRVIANAVDYLSDRQIPYEIIVVNDGSTDATKAIVNQLCSQNARIRLINHPRNLGYGSALRSGFDQAVNEYIFLTDGDGQFAISDLDRFMPYIDNSQTSQIVIGYRAKRADVFVRSLNAWLYHLFIQWVLGLKVKDIDCAFKLFPRNIYQAVKPIKSDGALFSAEFLVKLQQLQNIAPIIELPVQHFPRKFGVATGANIKVILKMFWECWQLKQSCRDSAQIQLKPDQLSGINQMR from the coding sequence ATGAGCTATGCACCTATGACCCATTCTCTATCTCTGTCTGTAGTACTGCCTGCTTATAATGAGGCGGAAAATATTGGTCGGGTGATTGCCAACGCTGTTGATTATTTAAGCGATCGGCAAATTCCCTACGAAATTATAGTGGTGAATGATGGCTCCACCGATGCAACTAAAGCGATCGTTAACCAGTTATGCTCACAAAATGCAAGGATTCGCTTAATTAACCATCCTCGCAACTTGGGCTATGGCTCAGCTTTACGCAGTGGCTTTGATCAAGCGGTAAATGAATATATTTTCTTGACCGATGGGGATGGTCAATTTGCCATTAGCGATCTGGATCGGTTTATGCCATATATCGACAACTCTCAGACCTCACAGATCGTGATTGGCTATCGGGCGAAACGGGCGGATGTATTTGTGCGATCGCTTAATGCTTGGCTGTATCACCTATTCATTCAATGGGTGCTCGGACTGAAGGTCAAAGATATTGACTGTGCCTTTAAACTATTTCCCCGCAACATTTATCAAGCCGTAAAACCGATCAAATCCGATGGTGCTTTATTTAGCGCTGAGTTTCTGGTGAAGTTACAGCAATTACAGAATATTGCACCAATTATCGAGTTACCCGTGCAGCATTTCCCACGCAAATTTGGTGTTGCCACAGGTGCGAATATCAAAGTTATTCTCAAGATGTTTTGGGAATGTTGGCAACTCAAGCAATCCTGTCGGGACTCGGCTCAAATCCAGTTAAAACCTGACCAACTGTCTGGCATAAACCAAATGCGCTGA
- the hpsA gene encoding hormogonium polysaccharide biosynthesis protein HpsA — translation MSDSKQSRKLNRFFAEFLAKIRKWLNKIGSPIRISRRFIRLLLNGSSGKKRKAGGFILPTVTMVTLVTTLLVVSTVARSTDRAREASNTRVEQVYRSANTAILDRARAKISALLEDPTLPGGTPPESSLYQAITQDNGNYTFADEVRLQLADPAANASSTAVDWFPLGTSLLSNNDVVSTAWKFPVDTDSNGKYDSFAIYSILFRSTPRDSVTNLNTRAVSPIEVRTPPMDNGVLSGACVSAATTGASTTEGWVTTSDNILKKSFFVYALTVPITTPLNDASSPLTVAEQSSGNFEVYSGNPSFSALELQQDRGRSPQNNNAVWFEGDLELSRAAQFDLNGRIYTAGNLMLAVETTPIRLFQVSSPFSCYYKEENSKIIVGGNLVEGDALVSDNSLSNDTANGNISTVAVHLFRGSGVDPTGGNASTLIGTNTGSGLGQIKLVNNTTQSLADNDSNRGRDVAFNDFAYNVRVQKLVDLADATFSSTANVVTAGLSSYATITDKNVLTNDPLSVKLDIVSRIKDEGLTTQADFRTARLKALDAYFRLRTRKVPFREVPYGAATSVIYGGITPTLTNITTTSGNEWQPPLEWMIPAYTNTTTITSTTQADIDAGKALRRGSSNATPASPQSPVIKIGDLTLAQTTAASIAALPATKPEDEKVNYEQFLGDRVLVGNNLPALWLKNDSGINRYVANTEPYYLTTDSSVFWNGTETAAATPNSARYRFTQASSLKSLGVSDRGGFWELNAADNPGVDATGKSTPTAVPVSGGLRVVTGAGVYSRKPTQTFLPAPPALLDNPVTANDTAEPDPRYRLNESNFTVVWSDAMPMTGSVKLDTSVTPNVYRPWNWTAGRWANSSDAATVTIDALGNTASNPDNRQGDLQMRATAVYHYKTSTYDPSAPATYQTPIACVSSYYDPTNSVTALDKITQGTSGGRSNNGYAYPVGTTAAGITSGITFNSSTGLFTVATGGDDPSSTSASLAARLSYQANLMFPNGRFVNEPLRNALIKVAASQTLTLQDQSAMDSTLCSLQILDGTLSRSTSAFPNFAVKEAAFLDGREVKALNQDESLTGSRPDLYDLEIEQRQPLEIRVTDLDMDILRGQTISGTTNNSSNGLATDYLLPYSGVVYATRDDALPDLSYFSGNPTKMSDRKSLSSTDFVLDPTRRPNGIRLVNGQRLWRGTGTAQPNYSTATQGEKGLILVSNEPVYVKGDFNLHTKEEFTTALASDWSNFYTRAASTLDPNFAYRPGQALATAGDEWRPATVISDGITVQSGSFNDGYRNLGDYDLRNNRNTSTTVGWENRSLTTKLTSQTVGLGSSALAERQDFPVIKRLSMGFLNNNFVTSSNWLPDATVADAISNPSMSTGFPDYTEMGGASTASDVSSNLWVGNTSTANSSLSNSYLSNGVTPVQRRVIFGEYGMEICRKVPASECTFSDWVKDGAGTTALANAAGTAATPTTAPRYIDPADERFPRRLSFLRYDDIYKDGNEALIMAAGACPALNNWWPMPIGVVRGNASATAATASTAGYTYPKVLGGLITPFSNANSSAYGNVGCPAAKPIIGFERATDIQDAEGRRIYNLPQFPADNAAGDPLIAVAATGLGSKTNGDFQNPPLRQGDNIPTAYPAATTLNTTASDYVKTAAYAPIATSGNLPAPFFDNRPSTNAVGANPTPSWQAPSTPYRNVVRQFPLATGGTSNETTGSNVNPNDGEGNTASNPPSNLTFSNNAVYRPYTFAVVVTNPNTANNYANLSATNPMTVEISTEDPLLTTLPTAANSANGKSQRAKRGAYLGTGATGLLPQVKNTRSAGANFNPPFTALNGIGDEENPPSDRSETSGVDYLSTIYKWNGTTWVPADYASTIATPPSTGVAGATQVLKFPDATNPHCTATTLAAGSCWQWVTVLVVRDSADEEQERFRVKLANPNTAVTGATLRTTTANTATNSTYDYRWVVIDNDDTPTAFGTATPTPTPTPTPTPIPTPTPTPKPVTPTPVPTPTPTPTPVPTPTPKPTPTPAPTPVPTPTPIPTPTPTPKPVTPTPVPTPTPTPKPTPTPTPTPVPIGPGTLFPPKTFSHGRLPFSAIMPRIPTSGSIAAAYPAAPVGGTNYPFPSFPANSYSFTPGSNINSVWGVPTASQFPDIAPAQAPLLPSGTTGYNANTENGQIPMLPGMEDLIPQRVARSLWYRTTTANNQPTGDSADVEYGKSKDLFIYNTSYDSTVANPAASGATFNTNQPAPLILPSTVCIDTATGLVDKTCASTPSTTITTANASYLSLNAPVNNIFPSGTNQPASSFTVCGVTGNSRRYQAYEQRGTSLGADITGSSCPTTVGNPRQAIVTFASGLSATNFTTGQAVSLSGTAPNFTVNAASSTQVNVLDLTAANFTSLLNSTLTLSANGNPDPTFVLRAPNSDVTIDGLYVKLKGVDPNKVFWLFPKTGPTALTIGRSAATIASSGQNSNPTVLVGNFIGTMPATGGTKADSTGLNIGPTYDGKGVAIRSARFLGFRAVTVATAQSSAELTAAPASPPAAAAIGVDSTATITAMTTVDQPIVVPVLQLHSPITATVPTTSLSTMPQLGSVNKYTGGINGVPTTTDGIGQWTQRASATKVNIYFVAGNTPSRSYVPYTTSATAVSAGVPIFTAETGGGLHNFVRFMENWRGQTLNISGGFIQNTRSVFATAPFSSTAPYTSLSLSGCYSGLTYATRNTCIETSSDMQTWFTNPNAVSDPLSNFSKYYQSATVQSVPFYAPPVRKWGFDVGLLVQQPDLFAQRFSQALPNPNEFFREAPKTDPWVQTMLCALQPAPASLNTNNPATSSDPKAINSGYAQRLGTKPPNYTAYALGKNERASAGCTATSPSLTYNPAS, via the coding sequence ATGTCCGACTCTAAGCAAAGCCGCAAACTCAATCGTTTTTTTGCCGAATTTCTCGCCAAGATTAGAAAATGGTTAAATAAAATCGGCAGCCCAATTCGGATTAGTCGTCGCTTTATTCGTCTATTGCTCAATGGCAGTAGTGGCAAAAAACGTAAAGCGGGCGGTTTCATCTTGCCAACTGTGACCATGGTGACTCTAGTTACCACCTTGCTGGTGGTATCGACAGTTGCGCGATCAACTGATCGCGCTCGCGAAGCATCAAACACTAGAGTCGAACAAGTTTATCGCAGCGCTAATACCGCCATTCTTGATCGCGCTAGGGCAAAAATTAGCGCGCTCCTCGAAGATCCCACACTCCCCGGCGGTACTCCACCTGAATCTTCACTCTATCAGGCAATTACTCAGGACAATGGTAACTACACCTTTGCCGATGAGGTACGTTTGCAACTTGCCGACCCCGCAGCAAACGCATCTAGTACTGCGGTTGACTGGTTCCCATTGGGAACATCCCTCCTTTCTAATAATGATGTTGTCAGTACTGCTTGGAAGTTCCCAGTTGACACTGATAGCAATGGCAAATATGACTCCTTTGCTATTTACAGCATTCTCTTCCGTTCCACACCACGCGATAGCGTTACTAACCTCAATACTCGTGCAGTAAGCCCGATCGAAGTCCGCACTCCTCCAATGGATAATGGGGTTTTAAGTGGTGCTTGTGTGAGTGCTGCTACCACTGGAGCTAGTACCACTGAAGGTTGGGTCACAACATCGGATAATATTCTCAAAAAGAGTTTCTTTGTTTATGCGCTTACAGTTCCAATTACAACACCGCTTAACGATGCCAGTAGTCCATTAACGGTAGCAGAACAATCAAGTGGTAACTTTGAAGTCTATAGTGGTAATCCCTCTTTTAGTGCTCTCGAATTGCAACAAGACCGTGGACGATCGCCTCAAAATAACAACGCGGTCTGGTTTGAAGGCGACTTGGAATTATCCCGTGCTGCTCAGTTTGACTTAAATGGTAGAATCTACACCGCAGGCAACCTCATGCTAGCGGTTGAAACCACTCCCATCCGTCTGTTTCAGGTTAGTAGCCCCTTCTCCTGCTATTACAAGGAAGAAAATAGCAAAATCATCGTAGGAGGCAATCTTGTTGAAGGTGATGCACTAGTTAGTGACAACTCCCTCAGTAATGATACTGCCAATGGAAATATTTCTACAGTTGCAGTACACTTGTTCCGAGGATCGGGGGTAGATCCTACTGGTGGTAATGCAAGTACGCTCATTGGTACGAATACTGGTTCTGGACTGGGACAAATCAAACTAGTCAATAATACGACGCAAAGCTTAGCAGATAATGATTCAAATCGTGGGCGTGATGTAGCTTTTAATGACTTTGCTTATAATGTCCGAGTGCAGAAGCTAGTTGACTTGGCAGATGCCACATTTTCCTCAACAGCTAATGTCGTTACGGCTGGGTTATCCTCATACGCAACAATTACAGACAAAAATGTTCTCACCAACGATCCCCTCTCTGTCAAGTTAGATATTGTTTCCCGTATTAAGGATGAAGGCTTAACTACACAGGCTGACTTTAGAACGGCTCGTCTAAAAGCTCTAGATGCCTATTTCAGACTAAGGACTCGTAAAGTTCCATTTAGAGAAGTTCCATATGGAGCTGCGACTAGTGTTATCTATGGCGGAATCACACCAACCCTTACTAATATTACGACAACTAGTGGAAATGAATGGCAGCCTCCTTTGGAATGGATGATTCCGGCCTATACCAATACCACTACAATTACCTCAACAACACAAGCAGATATTGACGCTGGCAAGGCTTTACGTAGAGGATCTTCTAATGCAACACCAGCCTCCCCCCAAAGCCCTGTCATCAAAATTGGAGACTTGACCTTAGCTCAAACTACGGCTGCATCAATTGCTGCTCTTCCTGCAACCAAGCCCGAAGATGAGAAAGTTAATTATGAGCAGTTCTTAGGCGATCGCGTTTTAGTGGGGAATAACCTACCTGCGTTGTGGCTCAAGAATGATAGTGGCATCAATCGCTATGTTGCAAATACTGAGCCTTACTACCTCACGACTGATAGTTCCGTTTTTTGGAATGGAACTGAAACTGCGGCAGCTACTCCCAATTCTGCTCGGTATCGTTTTACTCAAGCCAGTTCACTCAAGTCTTTGGGGGTATCTGATCGTGGTGGTTTCTGGGAACTCAATGCTGCTGATAACCCTGGAGTTGATGCTACTGGTAAATCTACTCCTACCGCAGTACCCGTTAGTGGTGGACTTAGAGTAGTTACTGGTGCTGGGGTCTACAGCCGCAAACCAACTCAAACATTTTTACCCGCACCACCTGCTCTTCTCGATAATCCCGTTACTGCTAATGACACAGCTGAACCCGATCCTCGTTACAGATTGAATGAGTCGAATTTCACTGTGGTGTGGAGTGATGCGATGCCCATGACTGGCTCCGTGAAGTTGGACACTTCCGTTACTCCAAATGTCTACCGCCCTTGGAACTGGACAGCAGGTCGCTGGGCTAATAGTTCAGATGCAGCAACTGTAACTATCGATGCTCTTGGTAATACTGCGTCTAATCCTGATAATCGTCAGGGTGATTTACAGATGCGAGCAACTGCGGTCTATCACTACAAAACCTCAACCTATGACCCATCTGCTCCTGCTACCTATCAAACACCGATCGCCTGTGTCAGTAGCTACTACGATCCAACTAACTCTGTAACTGCTCTCGATAAAATCACTCAAGGTACTTCTGGAGGGCGCTCGAATAATGGATATGCCTATCCAGTAGGTACTACTGCTGCTGGCATCACTAGTGGAATTACGTTTAATAGTTCCACTGGATTATTTACAGTAGCAACTGGTGGAGATGATCCTTCTTCAACCTCTGCTTCTTTAGCAGCACGATTGTCCTATCAAGCTAACTTGATGTTCCCCAATGGCAGATTTGTGAATGAGCCTTTGCGGAATGCGTTGATTAAGGTTGCTGCAAGCCAAACACTGACATTGCAAGATCAGTCCGCTATGGACTCAACACTTTGCTCCTTACAGATCCTTGATGGAACTCTCTCAAGGAGTACATCGGCTTTCCCAAACTTTGCCGTTAAGGAAGCTGCATTCTTGGACGGTCGCGAAGTCAAGGCTCTCAATCAAGATGAATCCTTGACAGGTTCACGTCCCGATCTCTATGACCTCGAAATAGAACAGCGACAACCGCTAGAGATTCGGGTGACAGATCTGGATATGGACATCCTGCGAGGGCAAACTATCTCTGGCACTACTAACAATAGCTCTAATGGTTTGGCTACTGATTATTTACTGCCCTATAGTGGTGTTGTCTATGCAACTCGTGATGATGCATTACCAGATCTAAGCTATTTTTCTGGCAATCCCACAAAGATGAGCGACAGAAAATCACTTAGTTCGACTGATTTTGTTCTTGATCCAACACGCCGCCCTAATGGAATTCGTCTGGTTAATGGGCAGCGTCTCTGGCGTGGTACAGGAACCGCACAACCAAACTACAGCACAGCAACTCAAGGCGAAAAGGGCTTGATTTTAGTCTCTAATGAGCCTGTATATGTCAAGGGTGACTTTAATCTACATACAAAAGAGGAATTTACAACAGCGCTAGCTTCGGATTGGAGTAACTTCTATACAAGGGCTGCAAGCACACTTGATCCTAACTTTGCCTATCGTCCGGGACAGGCTCTAGCGACTGCTGGTGATGAATGGCGACCTGCGACCGTAATCTCTGATGGTATTACGGTACAGTCTGGTAGCTTTAACGACGGATATCGCAATCTAGGTGACTATGACCTTCGTAACAATCGCAATACATCAACTACTGTTGGTTGGGAAAATCGGAGCTTAACGACTAAATTAACCAGTCAAACCGTTGGTTTGGGTAGTAGCGCTTTGGCGGAACGTCAAGATTTCCCTGTGATCAAACGCCTCAGTATGGGCTTCTTGAACAATAATTTTGTCACTAGCTCGAACTGGCTGCCTGATGCTACTGTGGCAGATGCAATCTCCAATCCTAGTATGAGTACTGGGTTCCCCGACTATACAGAGATGGGTGGTGCAAGTACTGCATCTGATGTCAGTTCAAATCTCTGGGTAGGTAATACATCGACGGCTAATAGTTCCTTATCAAATAGTTATCTATCCAATGGAGTTACGCCTGTACAGCGCCGCGTGATTTTTGGGGAATATGGCATGGAGATATGCCGTAAGGTTCCTGCGTCGGAATGTACTTTTAGTGATTGGGTTAAGGATGGAGCAGGTACTACAGCTCTAGCGAATGCTGCTGGAACCGCGGCAACGCCGACTACTGCGCCTCGATATATTGATCCTGCGGATGAGCGTTTCCCTCGTCGTCTCTCATTCTTGCGCTATGACGATATCTATAAGGATGGTAACGAAGCGCTAATTATGGCGGCAGGTGCTTGTCCTGCCCTAAATAACTGGTGGCCGATGCCTATCGGGGTTGTCCGAGGCAATGCCTCTGCAACCGCAGCAACCGCATCTACTGCTGGTTATACCTATCCTAAGGTTCTAGGTGGACTCATCACGCCTTTTAGTAATGCGAACTCTTCAGCATATGGTAATGTCGGTTGCCCTGCGGCGAAACCTATAATCGGGTTTGAGAGGGCTACCGATATTCAAGATGCTGAGGGCAGAAGAATTTATAATTTGCCCCAGTTTCCTGCTGATAATGCTGCTGGCGATCCTCTCATTGCAGTTGCAGCAACAGGACTTGGTAGTAAAACTAATGGAGATTTCCAAAATCCACCTCTGCGACAAGGCGACAATATCCCAACTGCTTATCCTGCAGCGACTACGCTAAATACAACAGCCTCCGACTATGTGAAGACTGCTGCCTATGCCCCGATCGCTACTAGTGGCAACCTCCCAGCACCTTTCTTTGATAATCGTCCATCTACCAATGCTGTTGGTGCGAATCCAACTCCATCGTGGCAGGCTCCTTCTACTCCCTATCGAAATGTTGTCCGTCAGTTTCCTCTTGCTACTGGTGGAACATCTAATGAAACTACAGGTAGTAATGTCAATCCCAATGATGGAGAAGGAAATACAGCATCTAATCCTCCAAGCAACCTGACATTTAGCAATAACGCAGTTTATCGTCCATATACCTTTGCAGTTGTGGTTACTAACCCTAATACTGCGAATAACTACGCCAATCTTTCAGCTACTAATCCAATGACTGTAGAAATCTCTACAGAAGATCCTCTACTTACTACCTTACCCACAGCAGCAAATTCTGCCAATGGTAAATCTCAACGGGCGAAACGGGGAGCATATCTCGGTACGGGCGCAACAGGATTGCTACCTCAAGTCAAAAATACTCGTTCGGCTGGAGCTAACTTCAATCCGCCTTTTACAGCTTTAAATGGAATTGGTGATGAAGAGAATCCACCTTCTGATCGCAGTGAAACCTCTGGCGTAGACTATCTCTCGACAATCTATAAATGGAACGGCACAACTTGGGTTCCTGCGGACTACGCTAGCACCATTGCCACGCCTCCTAGTACAGGTGTTGCAGGCGCAACACAGGTACTCAAGTTCCCTGATGCCACAAATCCACATTGTACAGCGACGACTCTTGCCGCTGGTAGCTGCTGGCAATGGGTTACCGTCTTGGTTGTACGAGACAGTGCTGATGAGGAACAAGAAAGATTCCGCGTTAAGCTTGCAAATCCGAATACTGCGGTCACAGGTGCAACCTTAAGAACTACAACTGCTAATACAGCTACAAATAGCACCTACGATTATCGTTGGGTTGTCATTGATAATGACGATACTCCTACCGCATTTGGTACTGCAACACCAACACCAACACCAACACCAACACCGACACCAATCCCAACACCGACACCAACACCAAAACCCGTCACCCCAACACCAGTACCTACACCTACACCTACACCTACACCAGTACCTACACCTACACCGAAGCCAACACCAACGCCAGCACCAACGCCAGTACCTACACCTACACCAATCCCAACACCGACACCAACACCAAAACCCGTCACCCCAACACCAGTACCTACACCTACACCTACACCGAAGCCAACACCAACACCAACGCCAACACCAGTACCAATTGGTCCTGGAACTTTATTCCCACCCAAGACATTTAGTCATGGTCGTTTACCATTCTCGGCAATCATGCCACGCATACCTACGTCAGGTTCGATAGCTGCTGCCTATCCCGCCGCACCTGTGGGTGGAACTAACTATCCTTTCCCTTCTTTCCCTGCAAATAGTTACTCATTTACTCCCGGTTCTAACATCAATAGCGTTTGGGGTGTGCCTACGGCTAGTCAATTCCCTGACATTGCACCTGCTCAAGCTCCTTTGCTGCCTTCTGGTACTACTGGCTATAATGCTAATACTGAGAACGGACAAATTCCGATGCTCCCTGGTATGGAAGATTTAATTCCTCAAAGGGTAGCGCGATCGCTATGGTATAGAACGACTACTGCAAATAATCAACCAACAGGCGATAGTGCCGATGTGGAATATGGTAAGTCTAAAGACTTATTTATCTACAACACTAGCTATGACTCAACCGTAGCCAATCCCGCAGCATCAGGTGCTACATTCAATACCAATCAGCCTGCGCCATTAATCCTGCCCTCGACAGTTTGTATTGATACAGCAACAGGTTTAGTTGACAAAACCTGTGCTAGCACTCCAAGTACGACTATTACTACTGCAAATGCCTCATACCTCAGCCTCAATGCACCAGTCAACAATATATTCCCCAGTGGCACTAATCAACCTGCATCTTCATTTACGGTGTGCGGGGTCACTGGTAATTCCAGAAGATATCAAGCCTATGAGCAACGTGGAACTTCTTTAGGGGCTGACATTACAGGTAGTTCTTGTCCAACTACAGTGGGTAATCCACGTCAGGCGATCGTGACTTTTGCCTCTGGTTTAAGTGCAACAAACTTCACTACTGGTCAAGCCGTATCTCTAAGTGGTACTGCTCCGAATTTCACAGTGAATGCAGCTAGCAGTACTCAAGTAAATGTCCTAGATTTGACGGCAGCCAACTTCACCTCCTTACTAAATTCGACCCTCACATTAAGTGCCAATGGTAATCCCGATCCTACCTTCGTACTTCGTGCACCTAACTCTGATGTGACCATTGATGGTCTGTATGTCAAGTTGAAAGGTGTTGATCCCAATAAGGTATTTTGGCTATTCCCTAAAACTGGCCCCACGGCTCTGACAATTGGGCGATCAGCAGCAACTATTGCAAGTAGCGGTCAAAACAGTAACCCAACTGTATTAGTTGGTAACTTCATCGGTACGATGCCTGCTACTGGTGGTACAAAGGCTGACTCCACAGGGCTAAACATTGGTCCTACCTATGATGGTAAAGGAGTTGCGATTAGAAGTGCGCGATTCCTTGGCTTTAGGGCAGTTACGGTTGCTACAGCTCAATCTTCTGCGGAGTTGACTGCTGCACCTGCTTCGCCACCTGCTGCTGCTGCGATCGGTGTTGACTCTACTGCCACAATCACCGCAATGACTACGGTCGATCAACCAATTGTGGTTCCAGTTCTCCAACTGCACTCACCAATCACGGCAACAGTTCCCACAACCTCTCTCTCAACAATGCCTCAGTTAGGGTCTGTAAACAAATACACTGGTGGTATTAATGGTGTACCAACTACTACCGATGGTATTGGACAATGGACACAGAGAGCGAGTGCAACCAAGGTTAACATCTACTTCGTGGCTGGTAATACACCTTCGCGCTCCTATGTCCCCTACACCACATCAGCAACAGCGGTTTCTGCTGGAGTTCCCATCTTTACGGCTGAGACAGGTGGAGGATTACACAACTTTGTCAGATTTATGGAGAACTGGAGAGGACAGACCTTAAATATTTCAGGTGGATTCATCCAAAACACCCGAAGTGTCTTTGCTACTGCACCTTTCTCATCTACGGCTCCTTACACCAGCCTGTCATTGTCTGGATGTTATAGTGGCTTGACTTATGCAACTCGTAACACCTGTATTGAGACCAGTAGCGATATGCAGACTTGGTTTACCAATCCCAATGCAGTTAGCGATCCTCTAAGCAACTTCTCGAAGTACTACCAGTCCGCTACAGTGCAATCAGTTCCTTTCTATGCACCACCAGTTAGAAAATGGGGATTTGATGTTGGCTTGCTAGTACAACAGCCTGACTTGTTTGCACAACGATTCTCGCAAGCATTGCCTAATCCCAATGAGTTCTTTAGAGAAGCACCTAAAACCGATCCTTGGGTACAAACAATGCTCTGTGCCTTGCAACCTGCACCAGCATCGCTTAATACAAATAATCCTGCAACCTCTAGCGATCCTAAGGCAATTAACTCAGGCTACGCACAACGATTAGGTACAAAACCACCAAACTACACAGCCTATGCTTTAGGTAAGAATGAAAGGGCTTCTGCGGGTTGCACAGCAACATCTCCATCCTTGACTTATAATCCTGCTAGCTAG
- a CDS encoding glycosyltransferase 87 family protein, which produces MAQSPFKLDAPRFYLGLAIALVLHLVLISFPIAFWIDMNLFKAWSLDLVQQGLANFYGYSNCDYPPAYLYVLWLIGKIYQVFDPTLSHRDGLLLMAMIKLPPILADIGAAWLIAQILKPHTTVDRAYQVALIYAFNPLMLFVSAIWGQVDEVMIFLMLGAFYLIQQNYLVRSGLLIAVMVIMKPQGLFLAPFLLLSQWFRQAWWKWVAIALGGLTLIWLMILPFYGVKAYGLATPFVLLYQRLESTANYYDFASVNAFNIWGWANWERDYTQFLGISYKVIGLAFLGILLVWLGIFLYQQRHFETQAIAVATLLIGFFMLPTRMHERYMLYGLAFLAIALAIFPIVQWLYWGFTLTGAVNVGYVYLRYNHEALFNTIPEMFFQGLIYSMSALNIILFLVLLSHTFRSQPLPSKQLAL; this is translated from the coding sequence ATGGCTCAATCCCCTTTCAAATTAGATGCGCCAAGATTTTATCTAGGATTAGCGATCGCCTTAGTTTTACATCTAGTATTAATTAGTTTTCCTATAGCCTTTTGGATTGACATGAATCTCTTTAAGGCTTGGTCACTAGATTTAGTCCAGCAAGGTTTAGCCAATTTTTATGGTTACTCCAACTGTGACTATCCGCCTGCCTATCTCTATGTGCTGTGGCTGATCGGCAAGATTTATCAGGTTTTTGATCCAACTCTGAGTCATCGCGATGGGTTATTACTGATGGCGATGATTAAGTTACCACCTATATTGGCGGATATTGGCGCAGCGTGGTTAATTGCTCAAATCCTCAAGCCTCACACCACGGTAGACAGGGCTTATCAGGTTGCGCTCATCTATGCCTTTAACCCCTTGATGCTATTTGTGTCGGCGATATGGGGGCAGGTAGATGAGGTGATGATTTTTTTGATGCTAGGAGCTTTTTATTTAATTCAACAAAATTATCTGGTGAGGTCAGGACTATTAATTGCGGTGATGGTGATTATGAAACCGCAAGGATTATTTCTCGCTCCATTTTTATTGTTGTCCCAATGGTTTCGCCAAGCTTGGTGGAAATGGGTGGCGATCGCCTTGGGTGGATTAACCCTAATTTGGCTAATGATCTTGCCATTTTATGGAGTGAAAGCATATGGTTTGGCTACGCCATTTGTATTACTCTATCAACGCTTAGAAAGCACAGCGAATTATTATGACTTTGCCTCAGTCAATGCCTTTAATATCTGGGGATGGGCAAACTGGGAACGGGACTATACGCAATTTTTGGGAATTAGTTATAAGGTAATTGGTCTAGCCTTTTTGGGAATCCTCTTGGTGTGGTTGGGGATATTTCTCTATCAACAGCGTCATTTTGAGACTCAGGCGATCGCCGTTGCCACATTATTGATCGGATTCTTTATGTTGCCGACGCGAATGCACGAACGTTACATGTTGTATGGATTAGCTTTTTTGGCGATCGCTTTAGCGATATTTCCCATCGTGCAATGGCTCTACTGGGGCTTTACCCTGACGGGAGCCGTAAATGTGGGTTATGTTTATCTGCGCTATAACCATGAAGCTTTATTTAATACCATCCCTGAAATGTTCTTTCAGGGCTTAATCTACTCAATGAGTGCCTTAAACATAATTTTGTTTTTAGTGCTTCTCTCCCACACATTCCGATCGCAACCATTGCCAAGCAAACAGTTAGCACTATGA